Proteins encoded in a region of the Drosophila sechellia strain sech25 chromosome 2L, ASM438219v1, whole genome shotgun sequence genome:
- the LOC6618127 gene encoding AT-rich interactive domain-containing protein 1B isoform X4 translates to MLLSTPKKMSPPSSHILLPPGGRPPATPSSIPAGSSSGGSHSHQGSPATNSMSHHKRSQSFNHHLSYNQYTPTQPPPHHLHPPQPPSLPSHLGAAGPRSSSAQTPNSKTAAPLQASSMDASPAIQAAAAAAAAAVGMGVPSARKGSTKANWTISCLRPTPPLRPSLLNATSGSGSGSGGGGSSSSNALASYCSGRKNQPTYEEDALVLRVFEAYCAAYQNNARNTIHSALQPWTPCLPIRGGKLKTSKTFSTSNPQLPFIANVGNSAYLNQHQQQHLPQQHLQQQHLQQQHLAQQQPGRQHSAGSLNSSFIWREASPNNFNLYSSSVSSSLNATPAQRYSLSGAAGGSPSIKDYQRALSEERATRKSLNRLKSGFGSGYDNVCTSPLLPRKNKPAPKLVAQQSYKRSPGSATATTIVKPNPSGHPGLYDRRLNRSFETSTSHRYAGYGAGYLMNCGGALRTSTLQRSTPQLAGGERSDDSDVERELLRGNGSGPTASLELNADGSKRQSGSWCCGLENEDMTPTLRQLWTAIRQMQQDMSQIKLQINEERALRADLQQLLMQHLETSSVSSGANTPKC, encoded by the exons ATGTTGCTTTCGACGCCGAAGAAG ATGTCGCCGCCATCAAGCCACATACTCCTACCACCCGGCGGCCGTCCGCCAGCCACTCCAAGCAGCATCCCggccggcagcagcagcggaggGAGCCACAGCCACCAGGGGTCGCCGGCCACCAACTCGATGTCGCATCACAAACGGAGCCAGTCGTTCAACCACCACCTCAGCTACAATCAGTACACGCCCACTCAGCCTCCACCACATCATCTGCATCCACCACAACCACCAAGTCTGCCAAGTCATCTGGGGGCAGCCGGCCCCAGATCAAGTTCAGCCCAGACACCAAACAGCAAGACAGCAGCTCCACTCCAGGCGTCATCCATGGACGCCAGTCCAGCAATtcaggcagcggcagcagcagcggcggcagcggtgggAATGGGGGTGCCAAGCGCAAGGAAAGGAAGCACAAAGG CTAACTGGACCATCAGCTGCCTGCGACCCACGCCGCCGTTGCGACCCAGTTTATTGAATGCCACCAGCGGATCGGGAAgtggcagcggtggcggcggcagcagctccagcaaTGCCCTGGCCAGCTACTGCAGCGGAAGGAAGAACCAGCCCACCTACGAGGAGGACGCCCTGGTGCTCCGGGTTTTCGAGGCCTACTGCGCCGCCTATCAGAACAATGCCAGGAACACCATCCACTCGG CCTTGCAACCCTGGACTCCGTGTCTGCCCATCCGCGGTGGCAAGCTGAAAACGAGCAAAACCTTCTCGACCTCCAATCCACAGCTGCCTTTCATAGCCAATGTCGGCAACTCAGCCTACCTCaatcagcaccagcagcagcatctgccgcagcagcacctgcagcaacagcacttgcagcagcaacatcttgCCCAGCAGCAACCAGGTCGTCAGCACTCCGCCGGCAGTTTGAACTCATCATTTATTTGGCGCGAGGCGAGCCCGAACAACTTTAACCTATACTCCAGCTCGGTGTCCTCCTCGCTGAATGCGACACCTGCGCAACGCTACTCCTTATCCGGAGCTGCGGGAGGATCGCCGTCCATCAAGGACTACCAGAGAGCGCTATCCGAGGAGAGGGCAACCAGAAAGTCCCTGAATCGCCTTAAAAGTGGTTTTGGTTCGGGCTACGACAATGTGTGCACATCACCTCTGCTGCCGAGAAAGAACAAGCCTGCACCCAAGTTGGTGGCTCAGCAGTCGTATAAGAGATCCCCGGGAAGTGCCACAGCCACCACTATAGTGAAGCCGAATCCGTCAGGACACCCAGGATTATATGATCGCCGCTTGAACCGCTCCTTCGAGACCTCCACTTCGCACCGCTATGCCGGGTATGGAGCGGGCTACTTGATGAATTGCGGCGGAGCCTTGCGGACCAGTACGCTCCAGAGGAGCACTCCGCAACTGGCCGGTGGTGAGAGATCCGATGACAGCGATGTGGAGCGGGAACTGCTGCGGGGCAATGGATCTGGGCCCACGGCCAGTTTGGAACTTAATGCCGATGGCAGCAAACGGCAGTCGGGCAGCTGGTGTTGCG GCCTTGAAAACGAGGACATGACCCCCACCCTGCGCCAACTGTGGACCGCCATCCGCCAGATGCAGCAGGACATGTCCCAGATCAAGCTGCAAATCAACGAGGAGCGGGCCCTGCGAGCCGATCTCCAGCAGCTGCTCATGCAGCACTTGGAGACGAGCAGCGTGAGCAGCGGGGCCAACACACCCAAGTGTTGA